One genomic segment of Vulpes vulpes isolate BD-2025 chromosome 2, VulVul3, whole genome shotgun sequence includes these proteins:
- the LOC112907271 gene encoding heterogeneous nuclear ribonucleoprotein A1-like, which translates to MDLEIKYWLSAPGRRRVSIVKSPLPPPSESPKEPKQLRKLFIGGLSFETTDESLRSHFEQWGTLTDCVVMRDPNTKRSRGFGFVTYATVEEVDAAMNAWPHKVDGRVVEPKRAVSREDSQRPGAHLTVKKIFVGGIKEDTEEHHLRDYFEQYGKIEVIEIMTDRGSGKKRGFAFVTFDDHDSVDKIVIQKYHTVNGHNCEVRKALSKQEMASASSSQRGRSGSGNFGGGRGGGFGGNDNFGRGGNFSGRGGFGGSRGGGGYGGSGDGYNRFGNDGSNFGGGGSYNDFGNYNNQSSNFGPMKGGNFGGRSSGPYGGGGQYFAKPRNQGGYGGSSSSSSSYGSGRRF; encoded by the exons ATGGACTTAG aaataaaatactggctttctgcccctggacgccgccgagtaagcatcgttaagtctcccctcccaccgccgtcagagtctcccaaagagcccaAGCAGCTGCGGAAGCTCTTCATCGGAGGTTTGAGCTTCGAAACGaccgatgagagtctgaggagccattttgagcaatgggggacgcttacggactgtgtggtaatgagagaccccaacaccaagcgctccagaggctttgggttcgTCACATACGCCACCGTGGAGGAGGTGGACGCGGCCATGAACGCCTGGCCGCACAAGGTGGACGGAAGAGtcgtggaaccaaagagggctgtctcccGAGAGGATTCTCAAAGAcccggtgcccacttaactgtgaaaaagatttttgtcggtggcattaaagaagacactgaagaacatcatctaagagattattttgaacagtatgggaaaattgaagtgattgagatcatgactgacagaggcagtggcaaaaagagaggttttgcttttgtgacctttgacgaCCACGACTCggtagacaagattgtcattcaaaaataccatactgtgaatggccacaactgtgaagtaaggaaagccctatcaaagcaagagatggctagtgcttcgtccagccaaagaggccgaagtggttctggaaactttggtggtggtcgtggaggtggttttggtgggaatgacaactttggtcgtggagggaacttcagtggtcgaggtggctttggtggcagtcgaggtggtggtggatacggtggcagtggggatggctataacaGATTTGGTAATGacggaagcaactttggaggtggcggaagctataatgattttggtaattacaacaatcaatcctcaaattttggacccatgaaaggaggaaattttggaggcagaagctctggcccctatggtggtggaggccaatactttgccaaaccacgaaaccaaggtggctatggcggttccagcagcagcagcagcagctatggcagtggcagaaggttttaa